TCCTCCTGAGCATCTCAGGGCTGACCTCGGCGTTGGCGTCGCCGGGCTGCATCCTCTTCTTGAGGACCTCATTCCCCCAACGTAGCCTCTCCACCGTGACCTCCCCGCACCACAGTATCCCCTTGGCCAGGTGCTCGGCGCCCGTGGCGATGCTCCTCGCCACCGCGCCGCCGTACGCCTCCACATTGGGCGCGACGGCCGTCCAGTACGCGGCGGCCTCGACCTCGTCGCGCACCCTGCCCTCCAGCTCCTTGGTGCCGACCACGGAGTGGACGGAGAAGCTGGTGTATGCGGCGAGGACGCCGTCGAGGCGCGCGTCGGGGCAGGCGAGCGTGAGCCCGTAGTGGAGCGGGTCGGGGCTGGGGTCGTCGGCGGAGGCCGGCACGGTGAGGGAGAAGGCGTAGTGGCAGGGGtcgagcttgacggcggccacGTCGCGCGCGAGCGGCCACTGGACCGGGTCGAGCAGCGCGATGGCGGCGAGGGAGGTGTCGCCGGAGCGGATGCGGAGGAGGGAGAGGTCGCCGGCGGCCAGCGGGTGGCTGCGGCTGCGGTCGATGAGGTGGAGCTGCGCGCCGGGGACACGGAGGAGGACGTcctccgacggcggcggcgcgttgTCGTGCTGCGAGG
The nucleotide sequence above comes from Miscanthus floridulus cultivar M001 chromosome 18, ASM1932011v1, whole genome shotgun sequence. Encoded proteins:
- the LOC136522063 gene encoding protein EARLY-RESPONSIVE TO DEHYDRATION 7, chloroplastic-like → MESRSRGSPSSSSSPSSKANPWPAPSAPPLYPTLSMADLAPVEIGPAASSPTAPGSPSQHDNAPPPSEDVLLRVPGAQLHLIDRSRSHPLAAGDLSLLRIRSGDTSLAAIALLDPVQWPLARDVAAVKLDPCHYAFSLTVPASADDPSPDPLHYGLTLACPDARLDGVLAAYTSFSVHSVVGTKELEGRVRDEVEAAAYWTAVAPNVEAYGGAVARSIATGAEHLAKGILWCGEVTVERLRWGNEVLKKRMQPGDANAEVSPEMLRRIKRAKRVSQISEKVATGILSGVVKVTGYFTSSLANSKAGKKFFNLLPGEIVLASLDGFGKICDAVEVAGKNVLSTSSTVTTGLVSHKYGDKAAAATNEGLDAAGHAIGTAWAVFKIRQALNPKSVLKPTTLATSTIKANVAELRAKHSK